Proteins encoded within one genomic window of Macrobrachium nipponense isolate FS-2020 chromosome 8, ASM1510439v2, whole genome shotgun sequence:
- the LOC135222914 gene encoding hornerin-like isoform X3 — protein MVLLQALTVALATTLALSLPQTDVSRFSGLQISQEAPGITKLQDIDPNLSFNYKYAVKDDETGDEKQHEETLDNGVLVGSYSLVQPDGSLRTVNYRADGQTGFQAEVNYRAGYSQPIDSFSSQGAFTGADSSARFGSSASSGSSSGSRFSGSSSGAIGSSAASFSQSNSASSFGAAAGAGQSASSFGAAAGAGQSASSFGAGAGQSASSFGAGAGQSASSFGAGAGAGQSVSGSSFGSVGLRGSQSGSQSSSSFGSSSSSRGSAAGISSGLQGSFIGNQNNRGSASFSGNSASLSSGSVSSGSQGSFSAGSVGSQGSRGSASFSGSLGTRGSAAGASSGLQSSFIGSQNNRGSASFSGNSASRVSSNSVSSGSQGSFSAVVSSGSQGTRGSGSFGSNSASQGALSSIASGSQGSAFIGSSSGSQNNLQSTSFSGNVGSSGASVSAQGSQSSSFSGSSRGSQNNQGSTSFASNTGAQSSRFSSGSQAGAQTSSFSRGSSGTGASGALLGAVNSQGSQGSQTSGLSFSGDSSRGQFSSSSNVGGSASRNQAQTGSSGFFSQTGSTSGSGSSASSSATLSGSSKSSSIAGHSDIQQGSPVFHSSSSRNTFSSGSSAQSSQLASAQSGGLSAKNTFSSGTSVQSGGSACIFTV, from the exons ATGGTCCTCCTACAG GCACTGACAGTTGCCCTTGCAACAACTTTGGCTTTGTCACTTCCACAAACGGATGTATCCCGGTTCTCAGGCTTACAGATTTCTCAGGAGGCGCCTGGTATTACAAAACTCCAGGATATCGACCCCAATCTTTCCTTCAATTATAAATATGCAGTGAAGGATGATGAGACAGGCGACGAGAAACAACACGAAGAAACTCTGGATAATGGTGTCTTGGTTGGTTCATACTCCCTTGTTCAGCCTGATGGATCGTTGAGAACTGTCAATTATCGTGCTGATGGTCAGACAGGCTTCCAGGCTGAGGTGAATTATCGCGCTGGTTACTCTCAACCCATTGATTCCTTCTCTAGCCAAGGAGCCTTTACAGGTGCTGATTCTTCTGCAAGGTTTGGATCAAGTGCATCTAGTGGAAGTTCCTCTGGCTCAAGATTCAGTGGCTCAAGTTCTGGTGCAATTGGATCCTCTGCTGCCTCTTTTTCCCAAAGTAACTCTGCATCCAGCTTTGGTGCAGCTGCAGGTGCTGGACAGTCTGCATCCAGTTTTGGTGCAGCTGCTGGTGCTGGACAGTCTGCCTCCAGCTTTGGTGCAG GTGCTGGACAGTCTGCATCCAGCTTTGGTGCAGGTGCTGGACAGTCTGCATCCAGCTTTGGTGCAGGTGCAGGTGCTGGACAGTCAGTCAGTGGGTCATCATTTGGCAGTGTAGGCTTAAGAGGATCTCAGTCAGGTTCACAAAGTTCATCATCCTTCGGCAGTAGTTCAAGCTCCCGTGGTTCAGCTGCTGGTATATCTTCTGGACTGCAGGGCTCCTTTATTGGAAATCAAAATAATCGTGGTTCAGCATCATTCAGTGGTaactctgcttctctttcttctggCAGTGTGTCTTCAGGATCTCAAGGTTCTTTTAGTGCTGGCTCTGTTGGAAGCCAAGGTAGCAGAGGTTCAGCATCCTTCAGTGGTAGCTTGGGTACCCGTGGTTCAGCTGCTGGTGCATCCTCTGGATTGCAGAGCTCGTTCATTGGAAGTCAAAACAACCGTGGTTCAGCATCCTTCAGTGGTAACTCAGCTTCCCGTGTTTCATCGAACAGTGTTTCCTCGGGATCACAAGGCTCTTTCAGTGCAGTTGTTTCCAGTGGAAGTCAAGGCACCCGAGGATCAGGATCTTTTGGCAGTAACTCTGCTTCACAGGGTGCACTTAGCAGCATTGCCTCCGGATCACAAGGCTCTGCTTTCATTGGTAGTTCCAGTGGCAGTCAAAACAACCTGCAGTCAACATCTTTCAGCGGTAATGTAGGCTCTAGTGGTGCCTCTGTCAGTGCCCAAGGATCACAGAGCTCTTCTTTTAGTGGCAGCTCTAGAGGAAGCCAAAACAACCAGGGCTCAACTTCTTTTGCCAGCAATACAGGTGCTCAGAGCTCTCGCTTCAGCAGTGGCAGTCAAGCAGGTGCCCAAACTTCCTCATTTAGCAGGGGGTCAAGTGGAACTGGAGCGAGTGGTGCTCTTTTGGGGGCAGTTAATAGCCAAGGATCACAGGGTTCCCAGACTAGTGGACTCTCATTCAGTGGTGATTCATCCAGGGGCCAGTTTAGCTCTTCTTCAAATGTAGGTGGTTCTGCTTCTAGGAACCAAGCACAGACTGGTTCATCAGGATTCTTCAGTCAGACAGGGTCCACTAGTGGCTCTGGATCAAGTGCCAGTTCTTCTGCAACACTAAGCGGTTCTTCAAAGTCCTCATCCATTGCAGGACACAGTGACATTCAACAAGGTTCTCCTGTTTTCCATTCCTCATCATCAAGAAACACTTTCAGTTCAGGAAGCAGCGCTCAGTCTAGTCAACTTGCATCCGCACAGTCCGGTGGACTCTCAGCAAAAAACACTTTCAGCTCGGGAACAAGCGTTCAGTCGGGGGGGTCAGCTTGCATCTTTACAGTCTAG
- the LOC135222914 gene encoding keratin, type I cytoskeletal 9-like isoform X1: MVLLQALTVALATTLALSLPQTDVSRFSGLQISQEAPGITKLQDIDPNLSFNYKYAVKDDETGDEKQHEETLDNGVLVGSYSLVQPDGSLRTVNYRADGQTGFQAEVNYRAGYSQPIDSFSSQGAFTGADSSARFGSSASSGSSSGSRFSGSSSGAIGSSAASFSQSNSASSFGAAAGAGQSASSFGAAAGAGQSASSFGAGAGAGQSASSFGAGAGQSASSFGAGAGQSASSFGAGAGAGQSVSGSSFGSVGLRGSQSGSQSSSSFGSSSSSRGSAAGISSGLQGSFIGNQNNRGSASFSGNSASLSSGSVSSGSQGSFSAGSVGSQGSRGSASFSGSLGTRGSAAGASSGLQSSFIGSQNNRGSASFSGNSASRVSSNSVSSGSQGSFSAVVSSGSQGTRGSGSFGSNSASQGALSSIASGSQGSAFIGSSSGSQNNLQSTSFSGNVGSSGASVSAQGSQSSSFSGSSRGSQNNQGSTSFASNTGAQSSRFSSGSQAGAQTSSFSRGSSGTGASGALLGAVNSQGSQGSQTSGLSFSGDSSRGQFSSSSNVGGSASRNQAQTGSSGFFSQTGSTSGSGSSASSSATLSGSSKSSSIAGHSDIQQGSPVFHSSSSRNTFSSGSSAQSSQLASAQSGGLSAKNTFSSGTSVQSGGSACIFTV; this comes from the exons ATGGTCCTCCTACAG GCACTGACAGTTGCCCTTGCAACAACTTTGGCTTTGTCACTTCCACAAACGGATGTATCCCGGTTCTCAGGCTTACAGATTTCTCAGGAGGCGCCTGGTATTACAAAACTCCAGGATATCGACCCCAATCTTTCCTTCAATTATAAATATGCAGTGAAGGATGATGAGACAGGCGACGAGAAACAACACGAAGAAACTCTGGATAATGGTGTCTTGGTTGGTTCATACTCCCTTGTTCAGCCTGATGGATCGTTGAGAACTGTCAATTATCGTGCTGATGGTCAGACAGGCTTCCAGGCTGAGGTGAATTATCGCGCTGGTTACTCTCAACCCATTGATTCCTTCTCTAGCCAAGGAGCCTTTACAGGTGCTGATTCTTCTGCAAGGTTTGGATCAAGTGCATCTAGTGGAAGTTCCTCTGGCTCAAGATTCAGTGGCTCAAGTTCTGGTGCAATTGGATCCTCTGCTGCCTCTTTTTCCCAAAGTAACTCTGCATCCAGCTTTGGTGCAGCTGCAGGTGCTGGACAGTCTGCATCCAGTTTTGGTGCAGCTGCTGGTGCTGGACAGTCTGCCTCCAGCTTTGGTGCAGGTGCAGGTGCTGGACAGTCTGCATCCAGCTTTG GTGCAGGTGCTGGACAGTCTGCATCCAGCTTTGGTGCAGGTGCTGGACAGTCTGCATCCAGCTTTGGTGCAGGTGCAGGTGCTGGACAGTCAGTCAGTGGGTCATCATTTGGCAGTGTAGGCTTAAGAGGATCTCAGTCAGGTTCACAAAGTTCATCATCCTTCGGCAGTAGTTCAAGCTCCCGTGGTTCAGCTGCTGGTATATCTTCTGGACTGCAGGGCTCCTTTATTGGAAATCAAAATAATCGTGGTTCAGCATCATTCAGTGGTaactctgcttctctttcttctggCAGTGTGTCTTCAGGATCTCAAGGTTCTTTTAGTGCTGGCTCTGTTGGAAGCCAAGGTAGCAGAGGTTCAGCATCCTTCAGTGGTAGCTTGGGTACCCGTGGTTCAGCTGCTGGTGCATCCTCTGGATTGCAGAGCTCGTTCATTGGAAGTCAAAACAACCGTGGTTCAGCATCCTTCAGTGGTAACTCAGCTTCCCGTGTTTCATCGAACAGTGTTTCCTCGGGATCACAAGGCTCTTTCAGTGCAGTTGTTTCCAGTGGAAGTCAAGGCACCCGAGGATCAGGATCTTTTGGCAGTAACTCTGCTTCACAGGGTGCACTTAGCAGCATTGCCTCCGGATCACAAGGCTCTGCTTTCATTGGTAGTTCCAGTGGCAGTCAAAACAACCTGCAGTCAACATCTTTCAGCGGTAATGTAGGCTCTAGTGGTGCCTCTGTCAGTGCCCAAGGATCACAGAGCTCTTCTTTTAGTGGCAGCTCTAGAGGAAGCCAAAACAACCAGGGCTCAACTTCTTTTGCCAGCAATACAGGTGCTCAGAGCTCTCGCTTCAGCAGTGGCAGTCAAGCAGGTGCCCAAACTTCCTCATTTAGCAGGGGGTCAAGTGGAACTGGAGCGAGTGGTGCTCTTTTGGGGGCAGTTAATAGCCAAGGATCACAGGGTTCCCAGACTAGTGGACTCTCATTCAGTGGTGATTCATCCAGGGGCCAGTTTAGCTCTTCTTCAAATGTAGGTGGTTCTGCTTCTAGGAACCAAGCACAGACTGGTTCATCAGGATTCTTCAGTCAGACAGGGTCCACTAGTGGCTCTGGATCAAGTGCCAGTTCTTCTGCAACACTAAGCGGTTCTTCAAAGTCCTCATCCATTGCAGGACACAGTGACATTCAACAAGGTTCTCCTGTTTTCCATTCCTCATCATCAAGAAACACTTTCAGTTCAGGAAGCAGCGCTCAGTCTAGTCAACTTGCATCCGCACAGTCCGGTGGACTCTCAGCAAAAAACACTTTCAGCTCGGGAACAAGCGTTCAGTCGGGGGGGTCAGCTTGCATCTTTACAGTCTAG
- the LOC135222914 gene encoding secreted protein C-like isoform X2, with translation MVLLQALTVALATTLALSLPQTDVSRFSGLQISQEAPGITKLQDIDPNLSFNYKYAVKDDETGDEKQHEETLDNGVLVGSYSLVQPDGSLRTVNYRADGQTGFQAEVNYRAGYSQPIDSFSSQGAFTGADSSARFGSSASSGSSSGSRFSGSSSGAIGSSAASFSQSNSASSFGAAAGAGQSASSFGAAAGAGQSASSFGAGAGAGQSASSFGAGAGQSASSFGAGAGAGQSVSGSSFGSVGLRGSQSGSQSSSSFGSSSSSRGSAAGISSGLQGSFIGNQNNRGSASFSGNSASLSSGSVSSGSQGSFSAGSVGSQGSRGSASFSGSLGTRGSAAGASSGLQSSFIGSQNNRGSASFSGNSASRVSSNSVSSGSQGSFSAVVSSGSQGTRGSGSFGSNSASQGALSSIASGSQGSAFIGSSSGSQNNLQSTSFSGNVGSSGASVSAQGSQSSSFSGSSRGSQNNQGSTSFASNTGAQSSRFSSGSQAGAQTSSFSRGSSGTGASGALLGAVNSQGSQGSQTSGLSFSGDSSRGQFSSSSNVGGSASRNQAQTGSSGFFSQTGSTSGSGSSASSSATLSGSSKSSSIAGHSDIQQGSPVFHSSSSRNTFSSGSSAQSSQLASAQSGGLSAKNTFSSGTSVQSGGSACIFTV, from the exons ATGGTCCTCCTACAG GCACTGACAGTTGCCCTTGCAACAACTTTGGCTTTGTCACTTCCACAAACGGATGTATCCCGGTTCTCAGGCTTACAGATTTCTCAGGAGGCGCCTGGTATTACAAAACTCCAGGATATCGACCCCAATCTTTCCTTCAATTATAAATATGCAGTGAAGGATGATGAGACAGGCGACGAGAAACAACACGAAGAAACTCTGGATAATGGTGTCTTGGTTGGTTCATACTCCCTTGTTCAGCCTGATGGATCGTTGAGAACTGTCAATTATCGTGCTGATGGTCAGACAGGCTTCCAGGCTGAGGTGAATTATCGCGCTGGTTACTCTCAACCCATTGATTCCTTCTCTAGCCAAGGAGCCTTTACAGGTGCTGATTCTTCTGCAAGGTTTGGATCAAGTGCATCTAGTGGAAGTTCCTCTGGCTCAAGATTCAGTGGCTCAAGTTCTGGTGCAATTGGATCCTCTGCTGCCTCTTTTTCCCAAAGTAACTCTGCATCCAGCTTTGGTGCAGCTGCAGGTGCTGGACAGTCTGCATCCAGTTTTGGTGCAGCTGCTGGTGCTGGACAGTCTGCCTCCAGCTTTGGTGCAGGTGCAG GTGCTGGACAGTCTGCATCCAGCTTTGGTGCAGGTGCTGGACAGTCTGCATCCAGCTTTGGTGCAGGTGCAGGTGCTGGACAGTCAGTCAGTGGGTCATCATTTGGCAGTGTAGGCTTAAGAGGATCTCAGTCAGGTTCACAAAGTTCATCATCCTTCGGCAGTAGTTCAAGCTCCCGTGGTTCAGCTGCTGGTATATCTTCTGGACTGCAGGGCTCCTTTATTGGAAATCAAAATAATCGTGGTTCAGCATCATTCAGTGGTaactctgcttctctttcttctggCAGTGTGTCTTCAGGATCTCAAGGTTCTTTTAGTGCTGGCTCTGTTGGAAGCCAAGGTAGCAGAGGTTCAGCATCCTTCAGTGGTAGCTTGGGTACCCGTGGTTCAGCTGCTGGTGCATCCTCTGGATTGCAGAGCTCGTTCATTGGAAGTCAAAACAACCGTGGTTCAGCATCCTTCAGTGGTAACTCAGCTTCCCGTGTTTCATCGAACAGTGTTTCCTCGGGATCACAAGGCTCTTTCAGTGCAGTTGTTTCCAGTGGAAGTCAAGGCACCCGAGGATCAGGATCTTTTGGCAGTAACTCTGCTTCACAGGGTGCACTTAGCAGCATTGCCTCCGGATCACAAGGCTCTGCTTTCATTGGTAGTTCCAGTGGCAGTCAAAACAACCTGCAGTCAACATCTTTCAGCGGTAATGTAGGCTCTAGTGGTGCCTCTGTCAGTGCCCAAGGATCACAGAGCTCTTCTTTTAGTGGCAGCTCTAGAGGAAGCCAAAACAACCAGGGCTCAACTTCTTTTGCCAGCAATACAGGTGCTCAGAGCTCTCGCTTCAGCAGTGGCAGTCAAGCAGGTGCCCAAACTTCCTCATTTAGCAGGGGGTCAAGTGGAACTGGAGCGAGTGGTGCTCTTTTGGGGGCAGTTAATAGCCAAGGATCACAGGGTTCCCAGACTAGTGGACTCTCATTCAGTGGTGATTCATCCAGGGGCCAGTTTAGCTCTTCTTCAAATGTAGGTGGTTCTGCTTCTAGGAACCAAGCACAGACTGGTTCATCAGGATTCTTCAGTCAGACAGGGTCCACTAGTGGCTCTGGATCAAGTGCCAGTTCTTCTGCAACACTAAGCGGTTCTTCAAAGTCCTCATCCATTGCAGGACACAGTGACATTCAACAAGGTTCTCCTGTTTTCCATTCCTCATCATCAAGAAACACTTTCAGTTCAGGAAGCAGCGCTCAGTCTAGTCAACTTGCATCCGCACAGTCCGGTGGACTCTCAGCAAAAAACACTTTCAGCTCGGGAACAAGCGTTCAGTCGGGGGGGTCAGCTTGCATCTTTACAGTCTAG